Genomic DNA from Brenneria izadpanahii:
TCAGACCGATCCAACGCTCCAGGCGTCCCGCCAAACGATCGGCCAAAGCCTGATCGCGCCAGAAATCGCCTTCGGGAAGAGTCCACCCTAGTTCGTCCGTCAGCCATTGACGCCAACCTTTAGCCTGCGTTTTCTTCTCCGAGCATTGCTGTCGCCAATTTACTATCAGTAACTCTCGGCGCTTTTTCCCATCGCTTTCCAACTGGCTGATCTGCGGCGCTTTGCGACTGCATTGCTCAATAATGTGCAACGCCAGAGCATGAAAGGTTTTCGCCTGAATATCTTTCGTGTGCAACCGGACTTGAATACGTTCATTCATTTCTTCCGCCGCCTTACGCCCAAACGCCAACAGCAGAATTTGCTCCGGAACCGCGTCTCCACGATGCATTAACCAAGCGGCGCGAGCCACCAATACCGACGTTTTACCGCTGCCAGCCCCGGCCAGCACCAATACCGCATCCTCGCCATTGATTACCGCTTTACATTGCGCGACATTCAACGGCGACGTTTCTACCGACTGAAAGAAATCCTGCTGCGCCACCAGCGTGCGCTCCATCCATTTCTGATTGCATTCCGTACGCCGTATGGCGCCGCGATCGAGCCACTGCTGACAAAGCTGATAGTTATCCCGGCAAATCTCAAATGCATCGAGCCGGGCGATAGGCAGCGGAAGGGACGCCAGCGTATCGCAAATATTCTCCTGCAATTGCGCCAACGCCTTGCGGTCAAACCAGTCATCCTGCTGTTCCAGCATGTGGATTTCGTCCGCTTGTTTTTGCAGCACATCAGCGCTCACCAGGCTCATTTCCTCGCTCCATGATTGCCAGGACTTGAGTAAGTAACGGTAAAACGCTTGTGTTTCCTGCCACTCGGTGCCGTGTAGCCGCACAACTTTATCAGCCGGGAGTTCAAACTCCAGCTCTCCCCATACCAGCCCCCTTTTACAATGAATATTCAAAAGCTGGTTGAACGGGATAATGTATTCATGTTTATCGCCACTCACTTCGACGCCCGCGTTAAGCAGCCTCACCCGGTTATATGGGTGCTGCGCCAAATGCTTACCTAAAGATGTTGATTTAAGCTCCATTATATTTGCGCCATGAATATTGTGAGATTTCGATCGCCTATCCTCGTAGTTTACCTGTTATCCGCATTTACGCTCTAGCCTTAAAAACAGGTTAGGATATCTCGATAGTTAATGTAATAATTCTTTTATCATCATAGAGTTTGCTTGTTCTGGAAACACTGGAGAATTTATGCGCGTCGTATTGAATATCCTTAATTTCGTGCTGGGAGGTTTTTTCACCACGTTATCCTGGCTCCTTGCTACGGTGGTAAGCGTACTGCTGATATTCACACTGCCGCTGACCCGCTCATGTTGGGAAATCACCAAATTGTCTTTTCTGCCTTATGGCAACGAAGCCATTCATGTTGATGAGCTACGCCCGGGTGGCAAAAATGCCATATTAAACGCCGGCGGCGCCGTGCTGAACATATTCTGGTTTATTTTCTTCGGCTGGTGGCTGTGCCTGTCGCACATTATCACCGGCATTGCGCAATGCATCACTATCATTGGTATTCCCGTAGGCATCGCCAATTTTAAAATCGCGGCCATTGCGCTGTGGCCGGTCGGTCGCCGCGTGGTATCGGTTGAGATGGCGCAGGCCGCCAGAGAAGAAAACGCCCGCCGACGCTTCCGTTAACAGAGCCAGAGGATATATCGTTGTTCGCGTTCACCCCCAGGATCCGCCGCTATATTTATAACAGCAGTTGGCTGTATAACATCCGCATATTTATCGCGCTTGCCGGTGCGGCAGCCGTTCCCTGGTGGCTGGGGCAGCCGACAGCGACAATTCCGCTTACGCTGGGCGTGGTCGCCGCCGCATTAACCGATCTTGACGATCGGCTAGCCGGACGATTGCGTAACCTGTTTATCACGCTGTTCTGTTTTCTCATTGCATCGGTTTCGATAGAACTGCTATTCCCCTATCCCTGGTTGTTTGGCATCGGGCTGGCGCTATCTACCTGGGGCTTCATCTTGCTCGGCGCGTTGGGACAACGCTATGCCACTATCGCCTTTGGCGCGCTGCTGATTGCGGTATACACCATGCTGGGGATCTCGCTTTATGATACCTGGTATCAACAACCCGTCATGTTGCTGATCGGCGCATTATGGTACAACCTGCTCACGCTCTTCGGGCATCTGATCTTTCCAATCCGACCGCTACAGGACAACCTGGCGCAATGTTATCAGCAGCTTGCCCGCTATCTTGACGCCAAAGCCAATCTATTCGATCCGGATCTCGAAGAGGAATCGGATCAGCCGTTGATTGAGGTCACCATGGTCAACAGCCAGGTGGTGGCCACCCTGAATCAGGCTAAATCGTCATTGCTGACCCGTCTGCGAGGCGATCGAGGTCAAAGAAGCACGCGCCGTACGCTGCATTACTACTTTGTTGCGCAGGACATTCATGAGCGAGCCAGTTCCTCCCATGTGAATTATTCGCAGCTACGTGAAAAATTCCGCTACAGCGATGTGCTGTTTCGTTTTCAACGGCTGCTTTCAATGCAGGCTCGCTCCTGCCAACAGCTAGCGCAATCCATTTTATTTCATCAGAAATATCAGCATGATAGCCGTATCGAGCATGCTTTCGTTCATCTTGAGTCGGCAATAACGCGCATTGCCGAAAGCAACAGCGCCGATTCTTCGCAAATCAAAGCATTGCAATACTTACTGAATAATCTGCGGGCGATCGATGCGCAATTATCAACCATTGAATCAGAGCAGACCATCGAGCAGGAAAACAATCCGGAAAATACCTTAGCCGATGACAAAATTACCGGCTGGAGCGATATTCGTTTGCGGATTAGTCGTCATCTGACGCCTCAATCGGCGCTGTTCCGCCATGCCGTCCGGATGTCGGTATTACTTTGCTGCGGTTACGCCTTCATTCAGCTTACAGGCATGCGGCATGGATATTGGATACTGCTAACCAGCCTGTTCGTCTGCCAACCCAACTATAACGCAACCCGACGTCGTCTGGCCCTGCGGGTCATAGGCACACTGACGGGGATTTTGCTGGGACTGCCCATTTTATATTTTGTGCCTTCCATTGAAGGACAATTGACGCTCATAGTGATTAGCGGCGTGTTGTTTTTCGCTTTTCGCCACGTGCAATATGCGCACGCCACCATGTTCATCACGCTGCTGGTGCTGTTGTGTTTCAATCTGCTGGGCGAGGGTTTTGAGGTCGCCGCGCCGCGCGTAATCGATACCTTACTCGGATGCGCCATCGCCTGGATAGCGGTCAGTTTTATCTGGCCGGACTGGCGTTTCCGCGGTCTACCGGCCGTTATCAATAAAACATTAAACGCCAATTGCCGCTACCTGAATGCAATTATGGATCAATACCATCAGGGCAAAGATAATAGCCTGACTTACCGTATCGCCCGACGCGATGCCCACAATTGCGATGCGGAATTAGCGTCGGTGGTTTCCAATATGTCGTCGGAACCGCACGCCATTCGAGATAAAATGGATAGCGCCTTCCGCCTGATGTGTCTCAATCACACCTTGCTCAGCTACATTTCCACACTGGGCGCTCATCGCGAAAAGATTTCATCGCCTGATATCCTGCAATTACTGGATGACGCGGTCCACTACGTTGAAGATGCGCTGCATCGCAATGAGGAAAAAGAAGAACTGAAAGTAAGTCAGGGATTGAACGCGATAACCAGCCGCATCCACTCCCTGTCAGCAGAGCCGGATAGCAAAGAACTATTGGTTCTTCAGCAGATCGGCTTGCTCATTGAACTATTGCCCGAACTTACTCAATTAAAAAACGACATGATTAAACTATAAAAAATAACCGGTCGGCGGAGAGGATTCGCATCAATGCTTGTGTCTTTTGAAAGAAGACACAACGTTGCTCTCATACCATTCCAACAGCTCATTACGAATACCATGCGGCAACGCCGCCTGATGCATGCCGCATATGGCGCCGGCCAGAGCCAGTAATATATTAACGCTCAGATTCGCACTGATCGTCCGTAATTTCAGATAACAGCCTTTGGCGCCATGCTGCTGTAATTCGTCAATATTCTTTATGCCTACCTTCCATAGTAAACGCTCCAGATCGTGATTGAGATTCGGTAAATCCTTTAAACGCACACACATGTTCTTCGCCGTTTTATCCTGCTGCGCCCCTGACAAAGACATACTGGCAAGGCGCAATAGTTGCGTATGGTTTCCCCATAGAGACGCATCGACAAGATAATAATTCAACGGAACCGGTACGCCCCGCTTGGTATAAATAAGATTGGGCATGTTGCGGCTACGAAAGTGAGGTTCATCTTTTTTGCTGGCGCGCAGATAGAGTTCGCCGCCCGATACCAGACCAAAAATAATTTTATTTGCCGCGATGCTGTAACCACCAAATTGGGAACGGGATGTTATATCCCCTAAAGATGCAAAACAAAGCTTAGACTGCAAAATCCTTTTTTCGCATAAATGTTTCATTACTGTGATCCTTAGTATTGAAATAATCTATCCCTGCTACTTGGAATATTCATAACAGGAGCAAGTAATTAATCACAGGGTAAAAGCGTCTTCAAACATAAAATGAGCTTGCTGCGCATTGTATGCCGAATATGCGAAGCGCTTTGAAAAAATCAGGTTGATTTTCATCCGCGCCAAGTATACTGTATATACATACAGCAAACTATGGGGAACCTCATTATGCGCACTCAACCACGCCGTTCTTACAACGCTCAACCGTCGCCGTTTTCCGGTAACCAATTAGCTACAACGTCTTCAGCGTCCTGTGGTGGAGTTATCAGCGAAATCGTTTATAACGCCGATCAACCCATAGTTGCGCATTTACTGCTTCCGCTTTTACAACAGCTGGGAGCACAATCACGCTGGTTGCTTTGGCTGTCCCCTCAGCAGAAACTCAGCCGTCCATGGCTACAGCAGTCCGGACTGCCGCTCGATAAAAGCGTTCAGTTGAATCACATCAATCCCCTATTCACGGTTGACGCCATGGAAAAAGCATTGCTGACAGGAAATTATAGTGCGGTATTATGCTGGTTACCGGAAGATTTGACTGAAGAAGAAAAGGTAAGATTACGCCGTGCGGCCCAATCGGGAAACACCTATGGCTTTATTATGAGACCAGAAAATACGAATCATGGCGCACATAGACTGTTTTCTAGCCTAAAAATTCACACAACATTGTATCATTAAGTAAATTCAGAATTTTCTCACCCGATTTGCGGAATAGCCAGAATATTTCCCGGTAGTGCTAGCTTTATCAAGCTCTTCGGATGTGTTTTTTTACAGTAGAAAACCCGTGATATCTGTCAAAACCATCTACTATTTGTTAGTAAGTATGTATGAATCGTTAATTTATCAATGATACGAATCACATCATACTTGTAACTTTCTCATCACGTTGTAGACTTTGACTCGCTGGAGTTGCTCTTTTATAACGCCAATATATTTGGCAGTGAGTAATAAATAAGGGCAAAGTCTCCTGTTAAAGGATTTTAACCAAAGGTCTATTAACCTTCCGCGTTAATTGCCGATTTGGATGATAATGAGGCGTAAAATGAAAAAAACAGCTATCGCAGTTGCAGTGGCACTGGCTGGCTTCGCTACCGTAGCCCAAGCCGCACCTAAAGATGACACCTGGTATGTCGGTGGCAAACTGGGTGTTTCCCAATTTCATGACACTGGTTTCTACGGAAACGGTTATGAAGGTATCAACAACAACCCAATCAAAAGCAAATTAGGCGCTGGTGCATTCCTGGGCTACCAAGCTAACCCTTATTTGGGTTTTGAACTGGGTTACGACTGGTTGGGCCGTATCAAATACGCCGGCTCAGCAACGTCAAACACTGACAGCGCCAGCTTCAAGGCTCAAGGCGTTCAACTGGCGGCTAAACTTAGCTACCCGGTACTGCCTGACCTGGACGTTTACACCCGTTTAGGCGGCATGAT
This window encodes:
- the helD gene encoding DNA helicase IV encodes the protein MELKSTSLGKHLAQHPYNRVRLLNAGVEVSGDKHEYIIPFNQLLNIHCKRGLVWGELEFELPADKVVRLHGTEWQETQAFYRYLLKSWQSWSEEMSLVSADVLQKQADEIHMLEQQDDWFDRKALAQLQENICDTLASLPLPIARLDAFEICRDNYQLCQQWLDRGAIRRTECNQKWMERTLVAQQDFFQSVETSPLNVAQCKAVINGEDAVLVLAGAGSGKTSVLVARAAWLMHRGDAVPEQILLLAFGRKAAEEMNERIQVRLHTKDIQAKTFHALALHIIEQCSRKAPQISQLESDGKKRRELLIVNWRQQCSEKKTQAKGWRQWLTDELGWTLPEGDFWRDQALADRLAGRLERWIGLMRMHGGSQNEMVEQAPEDIRPLFQQRIRLMAPLLKAWKKALKDENAVDFSGLIHQAVNLLDKGRFISPWKHILVDEFQDISPQRAALLSALRRQNSRTCLFAVGDDWQAIYRFSGAELSLTTAFEQNFGVSEQCALDTTYRFNERIGEVANQFIQQNPHQLKKPLNSLNKGDKKAITILPQEQLEPLLDKLSGFVKPDERILVLSRYHHLRPAVLQKAATKWPNLHIDFMTVHASKGQQAEYVIIVGMHDGKDGFPAPARESVLEQVLLPEPEDFPDAEERRLLYVALTRAKHRVWLLQDSKNPSVFIEQLRKLGVPSQRKP
- a CDS encoding YccF domain-containing protein: MRVVLNILNFVLGGFFTTLSWLLATVVSVLLIFTLPLTRSCWEITKLSFLPYGNEAIHVDELRPGGKNAILNAGGAVLNIFWFIFFGWWLCLSHIITGIAQCITIIGIPVGIANFKIAAIALWPVGRRVVSVEMAQAAREENARRRFR
- the yccS gene encoding YccS family putative transporter produces the protein MFAFTPRIRRYIYNSSWLYNIRIFIALAGAAAVPWWLGQPTATIPLTLGVVAAALTDLDDRLAGRLRNLFITLFCFLIASVSIELLFPYPWLFGIGLALSTWGFILLGALGQRYATIAFGALLIAVYTMLGISLYDTWYQQPVMLLIGALWYNLLTLFGHLIFPIRPLQDNLAQCYQQLARYLDAKANLFDPDLEEESDQPLIEVTMVNSQVVATLNQAKSSLLTRLRGDRGQRSTRRTLHYYFVAQDIHERASSSHVNYSQLREKFRYSDVLFRFQRLLSMQARSCQQLAQSILFHQKYQHDSRIEHAFVHLESAITRIAESNSADSSQIKALQYLLNNLRAIDAQLSTIESEQTIEQENNPENTLADDKITGWSDIRLRISRHLTPQSALFRHAVRMSVLLCCGYAFIQLTGMRHGYWILLTSLFVCQPNYNATRRRLALRVIGTLTGILLGLPILYFVPSIEGQLTLIVISGVLFFAFRHVQYAHATMFITLLVLLCFNLLGEGFEVAAPRVIDTLLGCAIAWIAVSFIWPDWRFRGLPAVINKTLNANCRYLNAIMDQYHQGKDNSLTYRIARRDAHNCDAELASVVSNMSSEPHAIRDKMDSAFRLMCLNHTLLSYISTLGAHREKISSPDILQLLDDAVHYVEDALHRNEEKEELKVSQGLNAITSRIHSLSAEPDSKELLVLQQIGLLIELLPELTQLKNDMIKL
- a CDS encoding TfoX/Sxy family DNA transformation protein, which produces MKHLCEKRILQSKLCFASLGDITSRSQFGGYSIAANKIIFGLVSGGELYLRASKKDEPHFRSRNMPNLIYTKRGVPVPLNYYLVDASLWGNHTQLLRLASMSLSGAQQDKTAKNMCVRLKDLPNLNHDLERLLWKVGIKNIDELQQHGAKGCYLKLRTISANLSVNILLALAGAICGMHQAALPHGIRNELLEWYESNVVSSFKRHKH
- the sulA gene encoding SOS-induced cell division inhibitor SulA, with the translated sequence MRTQPRRSYNAQPSPFSGNQLATTSSASCGGVISEIVYNADQPIVAHLLLPLLQQLGAQSRWLLWLSPQQKLSRPWLQQSGLPLDKSVQLNHINPLFTVDAMEKALLTGNYSAVLCWLPEDLTEEEKVRLRRAAQSGNTYGFIMRPENTNHGAHRLFSSLKIHTTLYH